One segment of Methanosphaera sp. WGK6 DNA contains the following:
- a CDS encoding tyrosine--tRNA ligase yields MDIDTAIENISRNTVEIIEIDELKELLKKDEKVAYVGFEPSGKIHLGHALTIKRMKALQDAGFKIKIFIANLHAYLNGKGTLEELNETAAYNIECFKALGLSEETTEFIYGSDRMTPEYIVNVFHASTLTTIQRAQRSMAQISRGDAHNVAEALYPIMQVMDIHDLKANVAVGGMEQRKIHMLAREVLPKLGLEAPVCIHIPLIHGTDGSDKMSSSKGNFIAIDDSPKDIKNKINKSFCPTGVIEDNPVLELAHYYIYDENETMLIERPEKFGGNLELTEEELLDIYAKEELHPMDLKNTVSKYLIDILAPAREYMENL; encoded by the coding sequence ATGGACATAGATACTGCTATAGAAAATATTTCAAGAAACACAGTAGAAATCATAGAAATAGATGAATTAAAAGAATTATTAAAAAAGGATGAAAAAGTAGCTTATGTTGGATTTGAACCATCAGGTAAAATACACCTAGGTCATGCTTTAACAATAAAAAGAATGAAAGCATTACAAGATGCTGGTTTTAAAATTAAAATATTTATTGCTAACTTACATGCATACCTTAATGGTAAAGGAACACTTGAAGAATTAAATGAAACAGCAGCATACAACATTGAATGTTTCAAAGCATTAGGCTTAAGTGAAGAAACAACTGAATTTATATATGGATCAGACCGTATGACTCCTGAATACATCGTTAATGTATTCCATGCATCCACATTAACAACAATTCAAAGAGCACAACGTAGTATGGCACAAATTTCAAGAGGAGATGCACATAATGTAGCAGAAGCTTTATATCCAATTATGCAGGTTATGGATATTCATGATCTTAAAGCTAATGTTGCAGTTGGAGGTATGGAACAAAGAAAAATCCATATGTTAGCTAGAGAAGTTCTTCCAAAATTAGGACTTGAAGCTCCAGTATGTATCCACATCCCATTAATTCATGGAACTGATGGATCTGATAAAATGTCAAGTAGTAAAGGAAACTTTATTGCAATAGATGATTCACCAAAAGATATTAAAAATAAAATTAATAAAAGTTTCTGCCCTACTGGTGTTATTGAAGATAACCCTGTACTTGAACTTGCTCATTACTACATCTATGATGAAAATGAAACCATGTTAATTGAAAGACCTGAAAAATTTGGTGGAAATCTTGAATTAACAGAAGAAGAATTATTAGATATCTATGCTAAAGAAGAATTACATCCAATGGACTTGAAAAATACAGTTAGTAAATATTTAATTGATATTCTTGCTCCTGCACGTGAATATATGGAAAATCTATAA